The proteins below come from a single Malus domestica chromosome 03, GDT2T_hap1 genomic window:
- the LOC103428544 gene encoding GDSL esterase/lipase At5g55050-like: MASRLFLLMSLIISFLFSPSNLLGFTVTEARVVPAMYVFGDSLVDVGNNNYLQFSFAKANFPHNGLDFPTKQPTGRFCNGKNAADLLAEKMGLPTIPPYLSMASKLNKSYNLFLNGVNFASGAAKIFKEDQQYPQSISLGEQVDYYLSVKECLGQQIGTFKTQKHLSKCLFTIIIGSNDIYTYFDSSTSNRSTPQQYVNSLVLTLKQQVKRLYDYGARKFVIVGIALIGCTPSERNERSDQECKADVNQLSAKYNQVLISMLKNLKSELKGINYSYFDGYSVMHNFIQNPTAYGFAEVKAACCGLGKLNADAPCLPFATYCSNRSNHLFWDRTHPTEAAHRIFVDYMLSGPLQYTFPINVKKLVSI; this comes from the exons ATGGCTTCCAGACTTTTCCTTCTCATGAGTCTGATCAtctcctttctcttctctccctcCAACCTTCTGGGATTCACTGTCACGGAGGCGCGTGTGGTTCCGGCCATGTATGTTTTCGGAGACTCGTTGGTAGATGTGGGCAACAACAATTACCTCCAGTTTTCTTTTGCCAAAGCAAACTTTCCTCACAATGGCCTCGACTTTCCGACCAAACAGCCAACCGGCAGATTTTGTAACGGCAAGAATGCTGCAGATCTTCTCG CTGAGAAAATGGGCTTACCTACCATACCACCATATCTTTCTATGGCATCTAAATTGAACAAGAGCTATAACCTCTTCCTAAATGGTGTTAACTTTGCTTCTGGAGCTGCTAAAATCTTCAAAGAGGATCAACAATAT CCCCAGTCAATATCTTTGGGAGAACAAGTAGATTATTATTTGTCAGTGAAGGAATGCCTTGGGCAACAGATAGGAACCTTCAAAACACAAAAGCATCTATCAAAATGTCTCTTCACCATTATCATTGGAAGCAATGACATCTACACCTACTTTGACTCCTCCACCAGTAATAGGAGCACACCTCAGCAGTATGTTAACTCCCTGGTTCTCACACTTAAACAACAAGTGAAG CGTTTATATGATTATGGCGCTCGTAAATTTGTCATCGTTGGAATTGCGCTTATCGGGTGCACCCCGTCAGAAAGAAATGAGCGATCCGAtcaagaatgcaaagctgacgTTAATCAGTTGTCAGCTAAGTACAATCAAGTTCTTATATCAATGTTGAAGAACTTGAAATCGGAGCTCAAGGGCATAAACTACTCCTACTTTGATGGTTACAGCGTCATGCACAACTTCATTCAGAATCCAACAGCTTACG GATTTGCTGAGGTTAAAGCTGCTTGCTGTGGTCTTGGGAAGCTTAATGCGGATGCTCCATGCCTACCATTCGCAACGTACTGCAGCAACAGAAGCAACCATCTCTTCTGGGACAGAACTCATCCAACAGAGGCAGCACATCGCATCTTTGTGGACTATATGCTTTCTGGTCCCTTACAATACACGTTCCCAATCAACGTGAAAAAGCTAGTTTCCATTTAA